A region of Thermobifida halotolerans DNA encodes the following proteins:
- a CDS encoding sigma-E factor regulatory protein RseB domain-containing protein, which translates to MSAAVLCVLLCLIAVTVAADSRAVPPAERRGGDGMAILRRAVELDDGLHYAGVRSLSWRDSAGRTETTLLHVLHRPEVGTLVRPVRETGGGTDVLVGSGAWGDPDGAVLAVLESNFWVDADGAEKVGERSALRVTARRDNGQLAARFWVDEATGLLLRREVYDTDGELAQAGVFESIRFGADAVAAADDTAQSDTTVVSRPWGDELDERELDLLRSDGWALPEQLPWGFTLVEARSTGSGSNRVTHLTYSDGICVISVFTQRGSLGAGAVSGLRAVEEDGALVHVADEGGQHQRMWEADGFVHTVLADAPEGIVSGALRTLPPPDGTGFWARVGRGLDRMGTWLE; encoded by the coding sequence GTGTCGGCGGCCGTGCTGTGCGTGCTGCTGTGCCTGATCGCCGTCACCGTGGCCGCGGACTCCCGGGCCGTCCCGCCCGCCGAGCGGCGCGGCGGCGACGGTATGGCGATCCTGCGCCGTGCGGTGGAGCTCGACGACGGACTCCACTACGCGGGGGTGCGTTCGCTGTCCTGGCGCGACAGCGCGGGCCGCACCGAGACGACCCTGCTGCACGTCCTGCACCGGCCCGAGGTGGGCACGCTGGTCAGACCGGTCCGGGAGACCGGTGGGGGAACGGACGTCCTGGTCGGTTCGGGGGCCTGGGGCGACCCCGACGGCGCCGTCCTCGCGGTTCTGGAGAGCAACTTCTGGGTCGACGCCGACGGCGCCGAGAAGGTCGGTGAGCGTTCCGCGCTGCGCGTGACCGCACGGCGCGACAACGGGCAGCTCGCGGCCCGGTTCTGGGTCGACGAGGCGACCGGTCTGCTGCTGCGCCGCGAGGTGTACGACACCGACGGGGAGCTGGCCCAGGCCGGTGTCTTCGAGTCGATCCGGTTCGGAGCCGACGCGGTCGCCGCGGCGGACGACACGGCACAGTCCGACACCACGGTGGTGAGCCGTCCCTGGGGTGACGAACTCGACGAGCGGGAACTGGACCTGCTGCGTTCCGACGGGTGGGCGCTGCCCGAGCAGCTTCCCTGGGGGTTCACGCTGGTCGAGGCACGCTCCACCGGGAGCGGGAGCAACCGGGTGACGCATCTGACCTACTCCGACGGGATCTGCGTGATCTCGGTGTTCACCCAGCGCGGGAGCCTGGGCGCGGGCGCGGTCTCGGGACTGCGCGCGGTGGAGGAGGACGGCGCGCTCGTCCACGTCGCCGACGAGGGCGGCCAGCACCAGCGGATGTGGGAGGCGGACGGGTTCGTCCACACCGTGCTCGCCGACGCCCCCGAAGGCATCGTGTCCGGCGCGTTGCGCACACTGCCCCCGCCCGACGGCACCGGCTTCTGGGCGCGGGTGGGCAGGGGCCTGGACCGGATGGGAACCTGGCTGGAGTAG
- a CDS encoding S1C family serine protease: MLLVVAVVAMASAGVGGAVSASLVGNEPPEPQGSNALNNEVPSDVPSRAPDTIAGVAQRVSPSVVSIRSASPQTGGNGSGFVIEGDYVVTNNHVVDAVERTGIEVVYSDGHVSKAEVVGAAASSDLAVLRLADPLDVEPLEFGDSDEVTVGDTVIAIGAPLGLEGTVTSGIVSALNRPVTVGESGQEAYISAIQTDAAINPGNSGGPLVNEQGMVIGVNSAIATMGSLSGEQTGSIGLGFAIPSNQASRVVEQLIETGEAPHAVIGAVIDLQYREQGALILEERENGGDTIVRGGPADQAGLRPGDVIVEFDGTPVRDGNQLVTLIHTKAPGDRVEIRYERNGEEHTTVMVLGSSND, encoded by the coding sequence ATGCTGCTCGTCGTCGCGGTCGTGGCCATGGCATCGGCCGGTGTGGGCGGTGCGGTCAGCGCCTCCCTGGTCGGCAACGAGCCCCCGGAGCCGCAGGGCTCCAACGCGCTGAACAACGAGGTCCCCAGCGACGTGCCCAGTCGCGCCCCCGACACCATCGCGGGGGTCGCGCAGCGGGTCAGCCCCAGCGTGGTGTCCATCCGCAGCGCCAGCCCGCAGACCGGCGGGAACGGTTCCGGTTTTGTCATCGAGGGCGACTACGTGGTCACCAACAACCACGTCGTCGACGCGGTGGAGCGGACCGGCATCGAGGTCGTCTACAGCGACGGCCACGTCAGCAAGGCCGAGGTGGTGGGCGCGGCGGCCTCCTCCGACCTGGCGGTCCTGCGACTGGCCGACCCCCTGGACGTGGAGCCGCTGGAGTTCGGCGACTCCGACGAGGTGACCGTCGGGGACACCGTCATCGCGATCGGCGCGCCGCTCGGCCTGGAGGGCACCGTCACCTCCGGTATCGTCAGCGCCCTCAACCGTCCCGTCACCGTCGGCGAGAGCGGCCAGGAGGCCTACATCAGCGCGATCCAGACCGACGCGGCCATCAACCCCGGCAACTCGGGCGGACCGCTCGTCAACGAGCAGGGCATGGTGATCGGGGTGAACTCGGCGATCGCCACCATGGGCAGTCTCAGCGGGGAGCAGACCGGAAGCATCGGTCTGGGGTTCGCGATCCCGTCCAACCAGGCGTCGCGTGTGGTGGAGCAGCTCATCGAGACCGGTGAGGCCCCGCACGCCGTCATCGGCGCGGTCATAGACCTGCAGTACCGGGAACAGGGCGCGCTGATCCTGGAGGAGCGGGAGAACGGCGGCGACACCATCGTGCGGGGCGGCCCCGCCGACCAGGCGGGACTGCGCCCCGGCGACGTCATCGTGGAGTTCGACGGCACTCCGGTGCGCGACGGCAACCAGCTCGTCACCCTGATCCACACCAAGGCTCCGGGCGACCGGGTCGAGATCCGCTACGAACGGAACGGCGAGGAGCACACCACGGTCATGGTCCTGGGATCGTCGAACGACTGA
- a CDS encoding Mrp/NBP35 family ATP-binding protein has product MSSTPTTEQVNAALATVKDPEIHRPITELDMVKNVEINDDGTVAVGIYLTVAGCPMRGRIEKDVAAAVSKVPGVTGVKVTLDVMSDEQRKALQTKLRGGQAEKEIPFAKPNSLTKVFAIASGKGGVGKSSVTVNLAAALAAQGHKVGVVDADIYGHSVPRMLGADDRPTKVEDMILPPTAHGVKVISVGMFTQGNQPVVWRGPMLHRALQQFLADVFWGDLDVLLMDLPPGTGDVAISVAQLLPGAEILVVTTPQQAAAEVAERAGAISAQTHQRVAGVIENMSYYQAPGSDERVYLFGEGGGQAVCDGLTKALGTRVPLLGQVPLEVALREGGDRGMPLVLDAPDSEAGKVLRSIAEELVGKPRGLAGMMLGLSPTSR; this is encoded by the coding sequence ATGTCCTCCACACCCACCACCGAGCAGGTGAACGCGGCTCTGGCCACCGTCAAGGACCCAGAGATCCACCGTCCCATCACCGAGCTCGACATGGTCAAGAACGTCGAGATCAACGACGACGGTACGGTCGCGGTCGGCATCTACCTCACGGTGGCCGGCTGCCCCATGCGGGGCCGTATCGAGAAGGACGTCGCCGCCGCGGTCAGCAAGGTGCCCGGTGTCACCGGCGTGAAGGTCACGCTCGACGTCATGAGCGACGAACAGCGCAAGGCGTTGCAGACGAAGCTGCGCGGCGGACAGGCCGAGAAGGAGATCCCGTTCGCCAAGCCGAACTCGCTCACCAAGGTGTTCGCCATCGCCTCCGGCAAGGGCGGTGTCGGCAAGTCCTCGGTCACGGTGAACCTGGCCGCCGCCCTGGCCGCCCAGGGACACAAGGTGGGTGTCGTGGACGCCGACATCTACGGCCACTCCGTGCCCCGGATGCTGGGCGCCGACGACCGTCCCACCAAGGTCGAGGACATGATCCTGCCGCCGACCGCACACGGCGTCAAGGTCATCTCGGTCGGCATGTTCACCCAGGGCAACCAGCCGGTCGTGTGGCGCGGGCCGATGCTGCACCGGGCGCTGCAGCAGTTCCTCGCCGACGTCTTCTGGGGCGACCTGGACGTCCTGCTGATGGATCTGCCCCCGGGCACCGGCGACGTCGCCATCTCCGTCGCCCAACTGCTGCCGGGCGCCGAGATCCTGGTGGTGACCACCCCGCAGCAGGCCGCGGCCGAGGTCGCCGAGCGCGCCGGGGCGATCTCCGCGCAGACCCACCAGCGGGTCGCGGGCGTGATCGAGAACATGTCCTACTACCAGGCTCCCGGCAGCGACGAGCGGGTCTACCTGTTCGGCGAGGGCGGCGGCCAGGCCGTCTGCGACGGACTCACCAAGGCCCTGGGCACCAGGGTTCCGCTGCTGGGGCAGGTGCCGCTGGAGGTGGCGCTGCGCGAGGGCGGCGACCGGGGGATGCCGCTGGTACTCGACGCTCCCGACAGCGAGGCGGGCAAGGTGCTGCGCTCCATTGCCGAGGAGCTCGTCGGCAAGCCGCGCGGCCTGGCCGGGATGATGCTGGGCCTCAGCCCGACCAGCCGCTGA
- a CDS encoding CPBP family intramembrane glutamic endopeptidase produces the protein MARRPRTVEPPPGVPYHRMARTETHRWWKPPLTLGLAVLLVLGMTVFTLVVVELVKAIQRIPEDVELFGDPVADLAVNLLALALMIPAVMVAVRVVQKRRIGSLASVEGRLRWPWLLRCAVVATVSVAVSFGILSVLYLLSEPGEPLFGEYVGARRFALAVVVVVLLVPFQAAAEEYALRGFLMQMVGAYGSTSYGDRRPGPVAVVNRVLASPVPAILVSGLVFTVMHDYSGWATAEVALFGLAMAWLVWYTGGLEAAITLHVAHNVVAFVLSAYEGLPDPSGSIGSWQGVVATALQLGLFCLVVVWMARRARVRRTTPDPHAALPPPPGGETAGPGHDHG, from the coding sequence GTGGCACGCAGACCGCGGACGGTCGAGCCGCCCCCGGGCGTTCCCTACCACCGGATGGCCCGAACCGAGACGCACCGCTGGTGGAAGCCGCCGTTGACACTGGGACTCGCGGTGCTGCTGGTCCTGGGGATGACCGTTTTCACACTGGTCGTGGTCGAACTGGTCAAGGCCATCCAGCGCATCCCCGAAGACGTCGAACTGTTCGGCGACCCCGTTGCCGACCTCGCGGTCAACCTCCTGGCGCTGGCGCTGATGATCCCGGCGGTGATGGTCGCCGTGCGGGTCGTCCAGAAACGCCGGATCGGTTCGCTGGCCTCGGTCGAGGGACGGCTGCGCTGGCCGTGGCTGTTGCGCTGCGCGGTGGTCGCCACGGTGAGCGTCGCGGTCTCCTTCGGCATCCTCAGCGTCCTGTACCTGCTCAGCGAGCCGGGGGAGCCGCTGTTCGGCGAGTACGTGGGCGCCCGCCGGTTCGCCTTGGCGGTGGTGGTCGTCGTGCTGCTGGTGCCGTTCCAGGCCGCCGCCGAGGAGTACGCCCTGCGGGGATTCCTCATGCAGATGGTCGGCGCCTACGGAAGCACGTCGTACGGAGACCGGCGGCCGGGTCCGGTCGCCGTGGTCAACCGCGTCCTCGCCAGTCCGGTGCCCGCGATCCTGGTGAGCGGACTGGTGTTCACCGTCATGCACGACTACTCCGGCTGGGCGACGGCCGAGGTCGCGCTGTTCGGTCTGGCCATGGCCTGGCTCGTCTGGTACACCGGAGGCCTCGAGGCGGCGATCACGCTGCACGTGGCGCACAACGTGGTGGCGTTCGTTCTCTCCGCCTACGAGGGCCTGCCCGACCCGTCGGGCAGCATCGGAAGCTGGCAGGGGGTCGTCGCGACCGCCCTCCAGTTGGGGCTGTTCTGCCTCGTGGTGGTCTGGATGGCGCGCCGCGCGAGGGTGCGCCGCACCACTCCCGACCCCCACGCGGCGCTTCCCCCGCCTCCCGGGGGCGAAACTGCTGGTCCCGGTCACGACCACGGCTGA
- a CDS encoding DUF6758 family protein — protein MKTVPSCPRCGRVVHEPDLWSSAWRCDAHGPVVPLRAVRDPGAASLELLLDEARVPVWIPWPLPSGWVLTGFAEAGDERTGILAAAVALSGPAPLGGVGELVVVAEEPGVGLAARIAGVGGPDPGDGFDHDPPNTRVRNDGHEIHLWSVDGGPERAIYVGEAMAQWLWFVFDSADGGVLMCEIDAVRDLRDARDVGPFPDLPFGAPSPFLVEALKPAG, from the coding sequence ATGAAGACTGTCCCTTCGTGTCCTCGCTGTGGGCGCGTCGTCCACGAACCCGATCTGTGGTCGAGCGCGTGGCGATGTGACGCGCACGGACCGGTCGTCCCCCTGCGCGCGGTGCGCGACCCCGGCGCCGCCTCCCTGGAGCTCCTGCTCGACGAGGCGAGGGTGCCGGTCTGGATTCCCTGGCCGCTGCCGTCCGGATGGGTCCTCACCGGATTCGCCGAGGCCGGGGACGAACGCACCGGAATCCTCGCCGCCGCGGTCGCCCTGTCCGGTCCGGCCCCGTTGGGCGGAGTGGGGGAGCTGGTGGTGGTCGCGGAGGAGCCCGGCGTCGGACTCGCCGCCCGGATCGCCGGGGTCGGTGGCCCCGACCCCGGGGACGGCTTCGACCACGACCCCCCGAACACCAGGGTCCGCAACGACGGCCACGAGATCCACCTGTGGAGCGTCGACGGCGGACCGGAGCGCGCGATCTACGTCGGAGAGGCGATGGCCCAGTGGCTGTGGTTCGTCTTCGACTCGGCCGACGGCGGCGTGCTCATGTGCGAGATCGACGCCGTGCGAGACCTGCGCGACGCCCGTGACGTCGGTCCCTTCCCGGACCTGCCGTTCGGGGCGCCCTCCCCGTTCCTGGTCGAGGCGCTCAAACCGGCCGGATGA
- a CDS encoding PHP domain-containing protein has translation MIRAMRIDLHSHSSVSDGTEPPAAVVDRAVAAGLDVLALTDHDTVAGIAEAAARLPSGFTLVPGVELSCAHQGSTVHLLGYLFDPQHPELTAELRRIRDDRVVRARAMVDRLRAEGLPVTWERVRAIAGDVEGRDVVGRPHIARAIVEVGGAEDVPDAFDRWIGADKPAHVARYALDPVRAVRLVREAGGVCVLAHPARSEGGGTTAVPDELVERMAEAGLGGIEADHPSHDDAERAHWRRRAEELGLVVTGSSDDHGELTGHRLGCSTTDPDAYAALVAPATGAAPHVG, from the coding sequence ATGATCAGGGCGATGCGCATCGACCTGCACTCCCACAGTTCCGTCTCGGACGGCACCGAACCCCCCGCCGCCGTCGTCGACCGCGCCGTCGCGGCCGGACTCGACGTCCTGGCGCTCACCGACCACGACACGGTGGCCGGGATCGCCGAGGCCGCCGCGCGCCTGCCGTCCGGGTTCACCCTGGTCCCCGGCGTCGAGCTGTCCTGCGCCCACCAGGGCTCCACCGTGCACCTGCTCGGCTACCTGTTCGATCCGCAGCATCCCGAGCTGACCGCCGAGCTGCGCCGGATCCGCGACGACCGCGTCGTGCGCGCCCGGGCCATGGTCGACCGGCTGCGGGCCGAGGGGCTGCCCGTCACCTGGGAGCGGGTCCGCGCCATCGCCGGGGACGTGGAGGGCCGGGACGTGGTCGGCCGCCCGCACATCGCCCGCGCCATCGTCGAGGTCGGCGGGGCCGAGGACGTCCCGGACGCCTTCGACCGGTGGATCGGGGCGGACAAGCCCGCCCACGTGGCCCGGTACGCGCTGGATCCGGTGCGGGCGGTGCGGCTGGTCCGGGAGGCGGGAGGGGTGTGCGTGCTCGCGCACCCGGCGCGCAGTGAAGGGGGAGGCACCACGGCGGTCCCCGACGAACTGGTCGAACGCATGGCCGAGGCCGGACTCGGCGGGATCGAAGCCGACCACCCCTCGCACGACGACGCCGAACGCGCCCACTGGCGGCGGCGCGCCGAGGAGTTGGGGCTGGTGGTCACAGGTTCCAGCGACGACCACGGCGAACTGACCGGGCACCGGCTGGGCTGCTCGACCACGGACCCGGACGCCTACGCCGCACTGGTGGCGCCGGCCACCGGAGCAGCCCCCCACGTGGGGTGA
- a CDS encoding MBL fold metallo-hydrolase produces the protein MFWKRKAKKKDDAEADAASTTAKDTEETEDAEAGSDADADAAAEERSGDVEETDAAAESDEDADGKEAETDVEGGGSELPVERVEIPGTLEVDGEEYEVVTNTWIVQVDEDGVVVVNPGQDAKAVLDAVGDREIYLVACTNGYQPHIAGAVEVAERDEAPIAVHPRELRRWRKVHGVEHNPEIEAEGGGRLTIGDVELEILATPGTAPGSLSYYFPHLKVVCSGDTLLAGQLGTVGEGYLDYTTQLASVGEVLLSLPEETRVLPSTGEETTIGAESKNFDSWVAGE, from the coding sequence GTGTTCTGGAAGCGGAAAGCCAAGAAGAAGGACGATGCCGAGGCGGACGCCGCTTCGACCACCGCCAAGGACACCGAGGAGACGGAGGACGCGGAGGCGGGGAGCGACGCCGACGCTGACGCCGCGGCCGAGGAGAGGAGTGGTGACGTCGAGGAGACCGACGCCGCGGCCGAGTCGGACGAGGACGCCGACGGCAAGGAGGCGGAGACCGACGTCGAGGGCGGCGGGTCCGAACTGCCCGTCGAACGGGTCGAGATCCCCGGCACCCTGGAGGTCGACGGCGAGGAGTACGAGGTCGTCACCAACACCTGGATCGTCCAGGTCGACGAGGACGGTGTTGTCGTCGTCAACCCCGGCCAGGACGCCAAGGCCGTCCTCGACGCGGTGGGCGACCGCGAGATCTACCTCGTGGCCTGCACCAACGGCTACCAGCCGCACATCGCGGGCGCGGTGGAGGTCGCCGAGCGCGACGAAGCCCCGATCGCCGTGCATCCCAGGGAGCTGCGCCGCTGGCGCAAGGTCCACGGAGTGGAGCACAACCCCGAGATCGAGGCCGAGGGCGGCGGCAGGCTGACCATCGGCGACGTCGAGCTGGAGATCCTGGCCACTCCCGGCACCGCTCCCGGATCGCTGTCCTACTACTTCCCCCACCTGAAGGTGGTGTGCAGCGGCGACACCCTGCTCGCCGGGCAGCTCGGCACGGTCGGCGAGGGTTACCTGGACTACACCACCCAGCTCGCCTCCGTCGGCGAGGTCCTGCTGTCCCTGCCCGAGGAGACCCGGGTGCTCCCTTCCACGGGAGAGGAGACCACCATCGGCGCCGAGTCGAAGAACTTCGACTCCTGGGTCGCCGGAGAGTAG
- a CDS encoding alpha/beta fold hydrolase, protein MSTPRFLTLPPGVERVDVTTPSGPVAALAASPVVGGCELHAAVLVPGFTGSKEDFIALLQTLAQAGRRVYAIDLPGQYESPGSDDPEAYSCAALGGVVADFVDAVDQGPVHLLGHSFGGLVTRETVLAAEVPLLSLTLMSSGPAGVEGASRVNDAERLMAVLGGSPTRELMNQIWWAHFEEPQQARGLPEEIHVFLRERMLANHPLGLLRMAQEVTSASDRTAELAAADLPKLVLYGENDDAWSPQTQSDMAKRLGAQRVVIPDAAHSPNVEAPETTASALTSFWNGAEPR, encoded by the coding sequence GTGAGTACTCCTCGGTTTCTGACTCTCCCGCCCGGGGTGGAGCGCGTCGACGTCACCACCCCGTCCGGCCCGGTCGCCGCCCTGGCCGCCAGTCCGGTCGTCGGCGGCTGCGAACTCCACGCGGCGGTCCTGGTTCCGGGGTTCACCGGCAGCAAGGAAGACTTCATCGCGCTGCTGCAGACGCTGGCCCAGGCGGGGCGCCGGGTGTACGCGATCGACCTGCCCGGCCAGTACGAGTCCCCGGGCAGCGACGATCCGGAGGCCTACTCGTGCGCGGCGCTGGGCGGGGTCGTCGCCGACTTCGTCGACGCCGTCGACCAGGGACCGGTGCACCTGCTCGGACACTCCTTCGGCGGTCTGGTCACCCGCGAGACCGTGCTCGCGGCTGAGGTCCCGCTGCTGTCCCTCACCCTGATGAGTTCGGGTCCGGCGGGGGTGGAGGGGGCGTCGCGGGTCAACGACGCCGAGCGGCTGATGGCCGTGCTCGGAGGTTCCCCGACCCGCGAACTGATGAACCAGATCTGGTGGGCGCACTTCGAGGAGCCGCAGCAGGCCCGGGGACTTCCCGAGGAGATCCACGTGTTCCTGCGGGAGCGGATGCTCGCCAACCACCCGCTGGGGCTGCTCCGGATGGCCCAGGAGGTGACCTCCGCGTCGGACCGGACCGCCGAACTCGCCGCGGCCGACCTTCCCAAACTGGTGCTCTACGGCGAGAACGACGACGCCTGGTCACCCCAGACCCAGTCGGACATGGCCAAGCGGTTGGGCGCGCAGCGCGTGGTGATCCCCGACGCCGCCCACTCGCCCAACGTGGAGGCTCCCGAGACCACCGCGAGTGCTCTCACCAGCTTCTGGAACGGCGCGGAGCCCCGCTGA
- a CDS encoding DEAD/DEAH box helicase, whose product MEAWILTTTDNTSSPQTTFRDLGVIDDIADALEAEGIVSPFPIQTLALPLALTGADIIGQARTGTGKTFAFGLPLLQSVHARPGGARRPRALVIVPTRELAIQVAADLTTASKRTGARIVTVYGGRAYEPQITSLRNGVDIVVGTPGRLLDLENQRHLDLSEASSLVLDEADKMLDLGFLPDIERILAKTPEQRQTMLFSATMPSEIVSLSRRYLRRPTHVRAGDDSERSGSGQVTQHVFRTHPLDKLEMLARLLQARDRGLTMVFCQTKRVCDQVSAALRGRGFAAAAVHGDLGQSQRERALRAFRNGKIDVLVATDVAARGIDVDDVTHVVNYECPEDEKTYTHRIGRTGRAGRSGTAVTFIDWQEVARWKLINKTLELPFGNPEETYSTSPHFFEALGIPSGAKGVLAEEERERAGLEAEDVEDIGETGGRTRRGADDRERPRRRHSRNRRRTRGGAPTGRGAATADSTGEPAAADGDSPARTRKRTRRRSRGGVEANNDQD is encoded by the coding sequence ATGGAGGCATGGATCCTGACCACCACCGACAACACCAGCAGTCCGCAGACGACCTTCCGTGATCTCGGCGTCATCGACGACATCGCCGACGCCCTCGAGGCCGAAGGCATCGTCTCTCCCTTTCCCATCCAGACCCTGGCGCTGCCCCTGGCCCTGACCGGCGCCGACATCATCGGTCAGGCCCGTACCGGCACCGGCAAGACCTTCGCCTTCGGACTTCCCCTGCTCCAGAGCGTGCACGCCCGGCCCGGCGGCGCCAGGCGCCCCCGTGCCCTGGTGATCGTGCCGACCCGCGAACTCGCCATCCAGGTGGCCGCCGACCTCACCACCGCCAGCAAACGCACCGGCGCGCGGATCGTCACCGTCTACGGGGGGCGCGCCTACGAACCGCAGATCACCTCACTGCGCAACGGCGTGGACATCGTCGTGGGAACTCCGGGACGCCTGCTCGACCTGGAGAACCAGCGCCACCTCGACCTGTCCGAAGCCTCCTCGCTCGTCCTGGACGAGGCCGACAAGATGCTCGACCTGGGCTTCCTGCCCGATATCGAGCGCATTCTCGCCAAGACCCCCGAACAGCGGCAGACCATGCTGTTCTCGGCGACGATGCCGAGCGAGATCGTGAGCCTGTCCCGCAGGTACCTGCGCCGCCCCACCCACGTGCGGGCCGGCGACGACTCCGAGCGGTCCGGCTCCGGCCAGGTCACCCAGCACGTCTTCCGTACCCACCCGCTGGACAAACTGGAGATGCTCGCCCGCCTGCTCCAGGCGCGCGACCGCGGTCTGACCATGGTGTTCTGCCAGACCAAACGGGTCTGCGACCAGGTCTCGGCCGCACTGCGGGGACGCGGCTTCGCCGCCGCGGCCGTGCACGGGGACCTCGGACAGAGCCAGCGCGAGCGCGCCCTGCGGGCGTTCCGCAACGGCAAGATCGACGTGCTGGTCGCCACCGACGTCGCCGCCCGGGGAATCGACGTGGACGACGTGACACACGTGGTCAACTACGAGTGCCCCGAGGACGAGAAGACCTACACGCACCGGATCGGCCGCACCGGCCGGGCCGGACGTTCGGGCACCGCCGTCACGTTCATCGACTGGCAGGAGGTGGCCCGCTGGAAGCTGATCAACAAGACGCTGGAACTGCCGTTCGGCAACCCGGAGGAGACCTACTCCACCTCCCCGCACTTCTTCGAGGCGCTGGGAATCCCGTCGGGCGCCAAGGGCGTGCTCGCCGAGGAGGAGCGGGAGCGCGCCGGTCTGGAAGCCGAGGACGTCGAGGACATCGGCGAGACCGGCGGCCGGACGAGGCGCGGTGCCGACGACCGTGAGCGTCCCCGTCGGCGGCACTCCCGCAACCGTCGCCGTACCCGGGGCGGAGCGCCCACCGGGCGCGGCGCCGCCACGGCGGACTCCACCGGCGAACCGGCCGCCGCGGACGGCGACTCCCCCGCCCGGACCCGCAAGCGCACCCGCCGCCGTTCCCGGGGCGGCGTCGAGGCCAACAACGACCAGGACTGA
- a CDS encoding ferritin-like fold-containing protein yields MSSAAAPKPHDVTPVERGVIDLLGLLAYAELVSFFRLASDAELAPTLGDKGELAAFAAMEQTHHRLLRNRLVELGVDPEAAMRPFVEPLDAWHARTAPQNWVESLVKAYVGDGIAADFYRQIAELTDDETRELVTGVLSEEGRAEFIAAKVKQAVADDPKLAGRLALWARRLVGEALSQAQRVAVDRPDLAALLASGNAEGGTGDLAAVSRVFARLTDAHNARLQAMGLGS; encoded by the coding sequence ATGAGCTCCGCAGCCGCTCCGAAACCCCATGACGTCACCCCGGTCGAGCGCGGTGTGATCGACCTGCTGGGGCTGCTGGCCTATGCCGAACTGGTCTCGTTCTTCCGGCTGGCCTCCGACGCCGAACTCGCGCCCACCCTGGGGGACAAGGGGGAACTCGCGGCGTTCGCGGCGATGGAGCAGACCCACCACCGGCTGCTGCGGAACAGGCTCGTGGAGTTGGGGGTCGACCCCGAGGCCGCGATGCGACCGTTCGTGGAGCCGCTGGATGCCTGGCACGCCCGCACCGCACCGCAGAACTGGGTGGAGAGTCTGGTCAAGGCGTATGTCGGAGACGGGATCGCCGCGGACTTCTACCGGCAGATCGCCGAGTTGACCGACGACGAGACCAGGGAGCTGGTCACGGGGGTGCTCTCAGAGGAGGGACGGGCCGAGTTCATCGCCGCCAAGGTCAAGCAGGCGGTGGCCGACGATCCGAAGCTGGCCGGACGGCTCGCGCTGTGGGCGCGTCGCCTGGTCGGCGAGGCCCTCAGCCAGGCGCAGCGGGTCGCCGTCGACCGGCCCGACCTCGCCGCGCTGCTGGCCTCGGGCAACGCCGAGGGCGGGACCGGCGATCTCGCCGCGGTCAGCCGGGTCTTCGCCAGGCTGACCGACGCGCACAACGCCCGACTGCAGGCCATGGGCCTGGGGAGCTGA
- a CDS encoding DUF6401 family natural product biosynthesis protein, whose protein sequence is MRSGFSANCPLVRLTHAFDSFGLREDSSAPGLVAQVDQHVAGVRDSLSRDGLPLTRRSLTHYLQGFLDGCRERGWHSDGADYDWETLRLLAVCRLAREEGFVC, encoded by the coding sequence ATGCGCAGTGGGTTCTCCGCCAACTGCCCGCTGGTCCGGCTCACGCATGCTTTCGACAGCTTCGGGCTGCGGGAAGACTCTTCGGCTCCCGGACTGGTCGCCCAGGTCGACCAGCACGTCGCCGGTGTCCGCGATTCGCTGTCCCGCGACGGTCTCCCGTTGACCCGCCGCAGCCTCACGCACTACCTCCAGGGGTTCCTCGACGGGTGCCGCGAACGCGGATGGCACTCCGACGGGGCGGACTACGACTGGGAGACCCTGCGGCTGCTCGCCGTCTGCAGGCTGGCCAGAGAAGAAGGCTTCGTCTGCTAG